Proteins from a genomic interval of Coccinella septempunctata chromosome 2, icCocSept1.1, whole genome shotgun sequence:
- the LOC123308409 gene encoding uncharacterized protein LOC123308409 codes for MFINCFLVLMILSQNIPSPTEAKPYFTKIHRLNSVRDFDDIVDWTCNQNVKNQKQEPKGSKQITDNPSIQERSISSEAPDATSKSGELIEKRSDVSVHFETGETARATERMQVSIMPSPPSRKYASSDTARGTERMEVSEMPSPPSREDQKDDKKRSEMEEIKDVVDENEDNKEEFGEGFSNLYKKMRNKMKKKKCKTCLTNIEEEFPMKFEDIEDDKSKVKYILPYRRSAPLCLLNDRRAAGYYQTAAVPVIRPVLMSAPQPIYIQGSPNDDRSPLYEVEWLQHPSVATSVFRKRREIDNWYPKRAYPFMVDRECDHNDKVSQAHKELVCMIRAVKSEFLNKNNLTFLPILFVPHCDSAKPCPDIPGSPELGQLSFQNVDPSNMKEKEEEPHQCHCAHPKDPAPKKEKNNETICINIGHMTIILLANNTLSVVFPAPSQEPEMPECPEPPDTPDKPQQEAHSHRPQPSQSCCPPLPPPCCPPPPPPPQPEPVCFPPCPSPCPCPCPYPCRASEKNTQFKRNVIDNLKQYLENAFNFIDIRRVLTEDELHDRTSRDTFKRFGSDIIPGILLYPKRYGPTLAKNSREATNFDFEETGAPISDFYCFTTNGNCGGKFKRSLNSKKIGITEGDIAAEEAQLEIEKKQAQLEKEMQIDLNLDKEVVEALNVASTTTSLAASEQMKKDEEYLEKENQEMVRNEQLLEAPDTGEEPTEQTCLFTEPLITEEIEPISSATDSIIENMSAEALAMAEAGKHLDDAKGPEAEELEATEEALTETPVECPDPCPPEECGEQEPCQPDDEPCPPPCNEPTPPCHLPTSDEIGVNQTDLANGSKGKATKSVAEFENEMLGIIDNSKKESLANEEKRKGVFDITTKHSWKVKKKRKSKRVRGLRAGQRNRRDLKATIPSTPEWKDPTTTSKMAVRDVETETTELVKVTFKETTTPVAICEEVEDVTEVLFTTKPSQEQMELECNEVKEAAVTSRSTTQKLGVPITIVITKSTEGVSTTTELPSVLSEFVQPPLRDENDETVTEKLNRLLRDLGLVKQVQSFLQGIKDTGYEIRDAVRRRTQRETQNDIGGLVTGRKLFSMEVHAKYSETKGPLQQFRRRTYRRRSGESFKRYSRDINDNIKLYPGKANMDRISSENNEESKDFTGSEKNRRWKKYAGNWVEWVPNFEPFLEPNYQNYQF; via the exons ATGTTTATAAATTG CTTCCTAGTCCTCATGATTCTCAGTCAGAACATTCCTTCACCTACGGAAGCGAAGCCTTACTTCACTAAGATACATCGATTGAACTCAGTGAGGGACTTCGACGATATAGTGGACTGGACTTGCAACCAAAACGTCAAAAATCAGAAGCAAGAACCGAAAGGTTCCAAGCAGATAACAGACAATCCTTCTATACAGGAACGAAGTATTTCTTCAGAAGCTCCAGATGCAACCTCGAAAAGCGGCGAATTGATAGAGAAGAGGTCAGATGTTTCCGTCCATTTCGAAACAGGCGAAACGGCAAGAGCCACAGAAAGGATGCAGGTATCCATTATGCCATCACCTCCATCGAGAAAATACGCCTCAAGTGACACGGCAAGAGGCACAGAAAGAATGGAAGTATCGGAAATGCCATCACCGCCATCGAGGGAAGATCAAAAAGATGACAAGAAGAGATCTGAGATGGAAGAAATCAAAGATGTGGTAGacgaaaatgaagataacaaAGAAGAATTCGGTGAGGGGTTTTCCAACCTGTACAAGAAGATGAGAAAcaaaatgaagaagaagaagtgtaAGACGTGCCTCACTAACATAGAGGAGGAGTTTCCGATGAAATTTGAAGACATAGAAGATGACAAGAGTAAAGTGAAATATATTCTACCTTACAGAAGAAGCGCTCCTTTGTGTCTTCTAAACGATCGAAGGGCTGCTGGATATTACCAAACCGCAG CTGTTCCTGTAATTCGACCAGTTTTAATGAGCGCACCCCAACCAATATATATCCAGGGATCACCCAACGATGATAGGTCACCCCTTTACGAAGTTGAATGGCTTCAACACCCCTCAGTAGCAACGAGTGTGTTTCGAAAACGGCGCGAAATCGATAACTGGTACCCGAAACGGGCGTACCCTTTCATGGTCGACAGAGAATGTGACCACAACGACAAGGTGTCCCAAGCTCATAAGGAGCTCGTTTGCATGATACGAGCGGTGAAAAGCGAATTCCTGAACAAGAACAACCTCACCTTTCTTCCCATTCTGTTCGTACCGCATTGCGATAGTGCTAAACCATGTCCGGATATTCCGGGTTCTCCGGAATTAGGCCAACTGAGCTTTCAAAACGTGGATCCTTCTaatatgaaagaaaaagaagaagaaccgCACCAGTGTCACTGTGCTCATCCTAAGGATCCTGCGCCTAAAAAGGAGAAAAACAACGAAACAATATGTATCAACATAGGGCACATGACAATCATCCTTTTGGCGAACAACACTTTGAGCGTTGTTTTTCCTGCACCGAGCCAGGAACCTGAGATGCCTGAATGCCCTGAACCTCCCGATACGCCTGACAAACCTCAACAAGAAGCGCATTCACATCGTCCTCAACCTTCACAGTCTTGTTGTCCCCCTTTGCCACCACCATGTTGTCCCCCACCTCCACCGCCTCCGCAACCTGAACCTGTTTGTTTTCCTCCCTGTCCTAGCCCTTGCCCCTGCCCCTGCCCTTATCCATGTCGTGCTTCTGAAAAAAACACCCAATTCAAAAGAAATGTGATCGATAACTTGAAGCAGTACCTGGAGAACGCATTCAATTTCATCGACATCAGAAGAGTGCTTACCGAAGACGAACTCCACGACAGAACCTCAAGGGACACCTTCAAACGCTTTGGTAGTGATATCATACCAGGAATATTGCTTTACCCGAAGAGATACGGGCCGACCCTAGCCAAGAATAGCAGGGAAGCGACCAATTTCGATTTCGAAGAAACTGGTGCTCCGATTTCGGACTTTTACTGTTTCACAACGAATGGCAACTGTGGAGGAAAGTTCAAGAGGAGTCTCAATTCCAAGAAAATCGGAATCACAGAAGGTGACATCGCAGCCGAAGAGGCTCAGCTagaaatcgagaaaaaacagGCTCAGCTAGAGAAGGAGATGCAGATAGATTTAAATTTGGATAAA GAAGTGGTGGAAGCTCTAAATGTTGCATCGACAACCACCTCATTGGCTGCCTCAGAACAAATGAAAAAAGACGAAGAATATTTGGAGAAAGAAAACCAGGAAATGGTTCGTAACGAGCAACTCCTGGAAGCTCCCGATACAGGTGAAGAACCTACAGAACAAACTTGTCTTTTTACGGAACCCCTCATTACCGAGGAAATAGAACCGATATCATCAGCAACCG ATTCTATAATCGAGAACATGAGTGCTGAAGCTTTGGCTATGGCTGAAGCTGGAAAGCATCTCGACGACGCAAAGGGACCCGAAGCTGAAGAGCTAGAAGCTACTGAAGAAGCCTTAACAGAAACACCTGTAGAATGCCCCGATCCATGTCCGCCAGAGGAATGTGGAGAACAAGAACCATGTCAACCAGATGACGAACCTTGCCCACCTCCTTGTAATGAACCCACTCCACCATGTCACTTACCTACAAGTG ATGAAATTGGAGTCAACCAAACGGATCTCGCTAATGGATCCAAGGGTAAAGCAACCAAGAGCGTGGCCGAATTCGAAAACGAGATGCTTGGCATAAtagataattcgaaaaaggaAAGTCTGGCGAACGAGGAAAAACGTAAAGGCGTCTTTGACATAACGACGAAACATTCTTGGAAAGTGAAGAAAAAACGCAAGTCCAAAAGGGTCAGAGGTCTAAGGGCTGGTCAGAGAAATCGCAGGGATTTGAAAGCTACCATTCCATCGACGCCTGAATGGAAAGATCCGACGACGACATCAAAAATGGCCGTGAGGGATGTTGAAACGGAAACAACGGAACTCGTGAAGGTTACTTTCAAAGAGACCACAACTCCTGTAGCCATTTGCGAAGAGGTTGAGGACGTTACTGAGGTTTTGTTCACTACGAAACCTAGTCAG GAACAAATGGAACTGGAATGTAATGAGGTAAAAGAAGCCGCAGTGACTTCGAGGTCCACCACTCAGAAACTAGGTGTGCCGATCACGATAGTAATCACCAAATCTACGGAAGGGGTGTCCACTACCACCGAACTACCTTCTGTACTTTCGGAGTTTGTTCAACCCCCTCTAAGAGATGAAAATGACGAGACTGTAACTGAAAAACTTAATAGGCTGCTAAGAGATTTGGGACTTGTCAAACAAGTGCAGAGTTTTCTGCAGGGCATAAAAGATACGGGCTACGAAATTCGTGACGCGGTGAGAAGGAGGACGCAGAGGGAAACTCAGAACGATATCGGCGGGTTGGTTACCGGGAGAAAGCTATTTTCGATGGAAGTACATGCGAAATACTCCGAAACCAAAGGGCCGTTGCAACAGTTCAGAAGAAGGACGTACAGACGAAGATCGGGCGAAAGTTTCAAGAGGTATTCCCGTGACATTAACGACAACATAAAACTTTATCCGGGCAAGGCCAACATGGATCGAATTTCGAGTGAAAATAACGAGGAATCGAAGGATTTCACTGGGAGTGAGAAGAATCGAAGGTGGAAGAAGTACGCTGGAAATTGGGTCGAATGGGTACCCAATTTCGAACCTTTTTTAGAGCCCAATTATCAAAATTACCAGTTTTAA